A section of the Hevea brasiliensis isolate MT/VB/25A 57/8 chromosome 17, ASM3005281v1, whole genome shotgun sequence genome encodes:
- the LOC110672505 gene encoding MA3 DOMAIN-CONTAINING TRANSLATION REGULATORY FACTOR 1 → MASSEGFLTDEQREMLKIASLNLENLSSSPKNLSSSPKSPSMFLSEHQLKVPAAGKAPTAGIAVRHVRRSHSGKFVRVKKDGGGGKGTWGKLLDTDGESHIDRNDPNYDSGEEPYQLVGATISDPLDEYKKAVISIIEEYFSTGDVEVAASDLRELGSSQYHPYFIKRLVSMAMDRHDKEKEMASVLLSSLYAAVISPLQIRDGFVILLESADDLAVDILDAVDILALFIARAVVDDILPPAFLTRAKKTLPESSKGFRVLQIAEKSYLSAPHHAELVERRWGGSTHVTVEEVKKKIADLLREYVENGDAFEACRCIRELGVSFFHHEVVKRALILGMETRTAEPLILKLLKEASEEGLISSSQMLKGFTRLTESLDDLALDIPSAKSLFQFLVPKAIAEGWLDASFLKTSSKDGQGPAEDKKLRRYKEEVVTIIHEYFLSDDIPELVRSLEDLGMPEFNPIFLKKLITLAMDRKNREKEMASVLLSALHIEIFSTEDIVNGFVMLVESAEDTALDILDASNELALFLARAVIDDVLAPLNLEEISSKLPPNCSGSETVHMARSLIAARHAGERILRCWGGGTGWAVEDAKDKIQKLLEEYESGGDVSEACQCIRDLGMPFFNHEVVKKSLVMAMEKKNDRMLDLLQECFNEGLITINQMTKGFTRIKDGLDDLALDIPNAKEKFSFYLEYACKKGWLQAFFGSSVADTFSTLVAAT, encoded by the exons ATGGCCTCTAGTGAGGGATTTCTGACGGATGAGCAGAGGGAGATGTTGAAAATAGCAAGTCTAAATTTGGAGAATTTGTCATCATCCCCGAAGAATTTGTCATCCTCTCCAAAATCTCCATCAATGTTTCTTTCTGAGCATCAGTTAAAAGTTCCTGCTGCTGGCAAGGCACCAACTGCTGGGATTGCAGTGAGGCATGTGCGAAGGTCGCACTCAGGCAAGTTTGTACGTGTGAAGAAGG ATGGTGGTGGTGGTAAGGGCACATGGGGAAAACTGCTTGATACTGATGGTGAATCCCATATTGATCGGAATGATCCTAACTACGACAGTGGAGAG GAGCCATACCAGCTTGTTGGAGCAACTATCTCAGATCCTTTAGATGAGTACAAGAAGGCTGTTATTTCCATAATAGAGGAGTACTTCAGTACTGGTGATGTGGAAGTGGCAGCATCTGATCTCAGAGAACTTGGCTCAAGCCAATATCATCCTTATTTTATCAAGCGGCTCGTTTCCATGGCCATGGACCGGCATGATAAAGAGAAGGAAATGGCTTCTGTTCTGCTATCTTCTCTGTATGCCGCTGTAATCAGCCCATTGCAGATTAGGGATGGGTTTGTCATCCTTCTTGAGTCTGCTGATGATCTAGCTGTAGACATATTAGATGCAGTTGACATCCTTGCTTTGTTCATAGCTCGTGCTGTGGTAGATGATATCCTTCCTCCAGCATTCCTCACTAGGGCAAAGAAGACCCTTCCAGAGTCCTCAAAGGGATTTCGGGTTCTCCAAATTGCTGAGAAGAGCTATCTCTCAGCCCCACACCACGCAGAACTTGTGGAGAGGAGGTGGGGTGGTAGCACTCACGTCACTGTTGAGGAAGTAAAGAAAAAGATTGCTGATCTGTTGAGAGAATATGTGGAGAATGGGGATGCTTTTGAGGCATGTAGGTGCATAAGGGAATTGGGGGTTTCGTTTTTTCATCATGAGGTTGTCAAGAGGGCCTTAATTCTTGGCATGGAGACTCGGACTGCCGAACCACTTATACTAAAGCTGTTAAAGGAGGCTTCCGAGGAAGGCTTGATAAGTTCCAGTCAAATGTTGAAGGGTTTTACTAGGCTAACTGAGAGCCTTGATGACCTTGCTCTTGACATTCCATCTGCAAAAAGCTTGTTCCAATTCCTTGTTCCCAAGGCTATTGCTGAGGGATGGCTAGATGCTTCCTTCTTGAAGACCTCTAGTAAAGATGGGCAGGGACCAGCTGAAGACAAAAAGTTGAGAAGATATAAGGAGGAGGTTGTGACAATAATTCATGAGTATTTTCTCTCAGATGACATTCCTGAACTAGTCCGAAGTCTTGAAGATCTTGGCATGCCTGAGTTTAACCCAATTTTCCTGAAAAAACTCATCACCCTGGCTATGGATAGGAAGAATAGGGAGAAAGAAATGGCGTCCGTTTTGCTTTCAGCTCTTCACATTGAGATTTTTTCAACTGAAGATATTGTTAATGGTTTTGTCATGCTTGTGGAATCTGCAGAAGATACAGCACTTGACATTTTGGATGCTTCGAATGAACTTGCTCTCTTTCTGGCAAGGGCTGTGATTGATGATGTCTTGGCTCCACTTAATCTAGAGGAGATAAGCAGCAAATTGCCTCCAAATTGCAGCGGGAGTGAGACTGTGCACATGGCTCGATCACTTATTGCTGCACGTCATGCAGGTGAGAGGATCCTTAGGTGTTGGGGAGGTGGGACTGGGTGGGCTGTGGAGGATGCAAAGGACAAGATACAGAAGCTATTAGAGGAGTATGAAAGTGGGGGAGATGTCAGTGAGGCTTGCCAATGCATCCGTgatcttgggatgcccttttttAATCATGAGGTGGTGAAGAAGTCGTTGGTCATGGCTATGGAGAAGAAGAATGATAGGATGCTTGATCTGCTACAGGAGTGTTTCAATGAAGGGTTGATTACTATCAATCAGATGACCAAAGGCTTCACCCGCATAAAGGACGGGCTTGATGATCTAGCTCTTGACATTCCAAATGCAAAGGAGAAATTCAGTTTCTATTTGGAGTATGCCTGTAAGAAGGGTTGGCTCCAAGCATTTTTTGGGTCATCTGTGGCAGATACATTCTCAACCCTGGTTGCAGCAACTTGA